The nucleotide sequence AACACCAACGTTTCTGCATCCGACCACACGCCCAAGCAGACATTCAACTATAAAGTCAGCAACATCACCGTCAACGGTTCGAACATCAATTTCAACACGCCCTGCACCATCAACGTTTCTGCAGCCTTCCCCGAAGGCGGCGCACTCACGCTCAAGTACAAAGGCGCTCTCTCTGACATTAGTACCATGGACGCCTACATTAGCGTCAAAAACCTTGCGCTCAAGCACTTCTCGCCGTATAGCCACCACTACACCGGCTACCCCATCAGCTCGGGCACCATGGCATTTGCCAGCGAAAACAAGATGAACGATTGGAACATCGAAAGTAAGAATACCATCGACATCTACAACATCGACGTCGCCGACAAGGACGGAACCACCGACCCGGAATACATGGTCCCGATGAAGGTCGGCCTCTACATTCTCAAAGACAAGGATGACAAGATTCAGTTCGACGTTCCTGTGAAGGGCAACGTGAAGGACCCGGAATTCTCTTACCTGAAGATCGTATGGCAGACCGTGATGAACTTGCTCATCAAGGTGGCTCTCTCCCCGCTCAAGGTCGTGGGTAACGTGGCCGCCACGGGCGCAGGCGTTGTGGGCATTGACCTCGGCAAGAACGACGAAATCTACATTGACCCGCTCGCAAGTTCCTTTACCAGCGAACAGTTCGCCAAGGCCCAGAAGATGGTCGAAGCGCTCGCCAAGGACAAGAAACTCAAGATGAACTTTGTGCAGAACTTCAACATGAAAAAGACCGTTGAAGCCTACAAAACGCACAAGCTGAAGACCGACTTCTACAAGGCAACGCAGAACAAGACGACGCTCAACGAACTCGACGAAAAGGCCATTGTCGCCATCGAAGACAAGGATAGCGCCTACGCCGCCTACGCAGAAGCCCACGCCAAGGAACTAGACCGCAAGACCATGGAAAAGGAAATCCTCGCCATGGCCGATGCCCGCAACCAGGAACTGCTCAAGACCTTACAGCAGCAACCCGGCGTGACCAAGAAAAACGTCACCGTGACTACAGCCCCGCGCGGTTCACTCACGCAGAAGAAGGCTATGTACAAAGTGCAGATTGATGTGCAGTAGGCTGTAAGCCGAGCGGTCTGCCGTGAGCCGTCAAACGGCACTGCGTAAGCGTGCCGTGGCGGCGAGAGCGAGGCGATATCACATTCTTGATTGTGCGATAGAGCCGAGCGGTCTGTAAAGGGGCAAGTCTTCCCCTCACTACAAAAAGAGCGCTTTTAAGCGCTCTTTTTTTCGTTACCCCTTCGCCTAAGGGCTCTGCCCCTAAAACCCCGATTTTAATCTCTCAAGAAACCCGTGAGCGGGTCAGAAGCAGAGGCACCGCGGGTCAGCACACGACCAAGGCCAGCGAGGTACGCCTTACGGCCCGCTTCGATTGCAAGCTTGAAGCTCTGGGCCATCATGGGCAAGTTGCCGGCGGTTGCGAGAGCGGTATTCGCCATAATCGCAGCAGCCCCCATTTCCATGGCAGCGCAAGCTTCAGACGGTTTACCGATGCCTGCATCCACGATAATCGGGAGGTCGATTTCATCGATGAGAATCTGAATGAATTCGCGTGTCGAAAGACCCTTGTTAGACCCGATCGGAGACGCCAGCGGCATCACGGCTGCGGCACCCGCGTTAGCGAGGTCGCGCGCCACGTTCAGATCCGGGTACATATACGGCATCACGACGAAACCTTCTTTCGCCAAGGTTTCCGTCGCCTTGATGGTTTCGTAGTTGTCGGGCAAAAGGTATTTGGTGTCGCGCATGATTTCGATTTTGACGAAATCACCGCAGCCGAGTTCGCGGGAAAGACGCGCGATGCGCACCGCCTCTTCGGCGTTGCGTGCGCCGGACGTATTCGGCAACAACGTCACGCCCTTCGGAATGTAATCCAGAATGTTTTCGTGATCCTTGGTATTCGCACGGCGCACGGCGAGAGTGACAATCTCTGCGCCAGCATCGCGCACCGCAGCCTCAATCAGCTTGAGGGAGTATTTGCCGGAACCTAAGATAAAGCGGGAATTGAATTCGTGACCACCGATAACGAGTTTGTCGTCCATAAAGCCTTCTTTTTTGCAGGGCTAAATATAGCATTAGACGAGAGACGAGAGACGAAAGACGAGAGAATATTTAGGCTATTCTAACCCAAGAATTAAACGTATAGCAATCAAGGCCTGGTGAGCGGCGCAAAGCATCACGCGGGGCGCAATAAGCCCGATTCCATCATTCACATCGCTTTGGCCGTCACCGCAAACAAAAAAGCGCTTGGTCACCTTGCGAGTCGTAATCGAATTTCCGCTGTCGTAGCCCGCCATGCCAGAAGCCGCAACCAGGAACTTTTCGGGCATATTTTCAAGCACCGTGTTCACAAGCATCGCCTTCGCCTCGGCATTGTCAAAGGCCTCGCAAATCACGTCGGCCTTGCAAAGCAACGCCTTCGCATTCTCGGCGATCACTTTTTCGAAATGAGCCTCATATTCCGTATAGGGCGCAATCTCTTTCAAGTTCGCAAGCAGCGCCTCGGGCTTCGGCCTGCCTACCTGACACGCCTTGTACTGCTGGCGATGCAAATTCGTGACATCGACACTGTCAAAATCAATCAGAATGAGTTTGCCGACACCGGCTCGTGCCAGAGAAATCGCAATATTCGAGCCCAGGCCGCCCAAGCCGCAAACCGCAACCGTGGCCGCCTGCAACTTGCGCACTGCTTCTGCACCCTGCCGCTTTTCAAGCGCAGCGTGCATCTCTTCGCGAGAAGGTTCGCGCATCTGCGAAAGATCAGCAGTCATCACCCGCCGCCTACAAAGTTCACGACCTCGACGACGTCGCCGTCGGCCAGCACCGTTTCGGCATACTTCGCCTTCGGAACAATTTCCTCGTTCCGTTCCACAGCGATGCGCACGGTATTGAACCCGGCTTCTGCCAGGTACTCGGCTACCGTTTTTCCGGCTGCATCGACGCTCTGTCCATTAATCGTTAACATGTGAACAAATATAAAAAAACAACAATCCATCATCATGCCTCGTTTGTAGGCAATATATTTGTTTTGTAATTTATACAACATATTCTGTCATACATTTGCAATTAAAACTTATATTTGCAGGCAAACAAGGAGACACAAGCGTGAAAAAATATTCTCATGCATGGATTGCCTTTATGGCCATCAAGCGTTTGGAAGTTATCGCCACCACAACCGACGAAAAAGTCATTAGCGGAGTCAGTGACAAAGTACGCACCGAGGCCAAGGCTTTGGTCAAATGGTTCAAGAACTACCGCGACTTCGTGATTAAGGGAGCCTGGTACCCCGACGACGTTTTCAAGGACATGGCCACCAGCCACATCGTCAAATACCGCCCCGCCGAAGACGGCACCTACAACACCTTTGG is from uncultured Fibrobacter sp. and encodes:
- the thiS gene encoding sulfur carrier protein ThiS — encoded protein: MLTINGQSVDAAGKTVAEYLAEAGFNTVRIAVERNEEIVPKAKYAETVLADGDVVEVVNFVGGG
- a CDS encoding thiazole synthase, which produces MDDKLVIGGHEFNSRFILGSGKYSLKLIEAAVRDAGAEIVTLAVRRANTKDHENILDYIPKGVTLLPNTSGARNAEEAVRIARLSRELGCGDFVKIEIMRDTKYLLPDNYETIKATETLAKEGFVVMPYMYPDLNVARDLANAGAAAVMPLASPIGSNKGLSTREFIQILIDEIDLPIIVDAGIGKPSEACAAMEMGAAAIMANTALATAGNLPMMAQSFKLAIEAGRKAYLAGLGRVLTRGASASDPLTGFLRD
- the thiF gene encoding thiamine biosynthesis protein ThiF; its protein translation is MTADLSQMREPSREEMHAALEKRQGAEAVRKLQAATVAVCGLGGLGSNIAISLARAGVGKLILIDFDSVDVTNLHRQQYKACQVGRPKPEALLANLKEIAPYTEYEAHFEKVIAENAKALLCKADVICEAFDNAEAKAMLVNTVLENMPEKFLVAASGMAGYDSGNSITTRKVTKRFFVCGDGQSDVNDGIGLIAPRVMLCAAHQALIAIRLILGLE